The following are encoded together in the Candidatus Omnitrophota bacterium genome:
- a CDS encoding tetratricopeptide repeat protein has protein sequence MLSIVAIVLTAMALVSPTIAQAYDFGDYRSTTLASKAWAALEKGDIEAVLAYTNKCMELYGEQAKKMQASLSDYPKGTNEEIFGFWALNDVATCLFIQGEAYRKAKMTDEAKEVFKKLMTEYTYGQCWDTKGWFWKPAEAAKEKLASIESGSTLDFGDYTSESLTTKAWVALKEDKLDEVLAYVGKTLELYEAKAKEMQASLKEYPWESKDKIFSFWALNDVGTSLFIRGEAFKKAGKIKEAKESYKKLVDEFSYAQSWDPQGWFWKPSEAAVRELDALKDQE, from the coding sequence ATGTTGTCAATAGTTGCGATCGTTTTGACGGCTATGGCGCTGGTTTCTCCGACAATTGCCCAAGCGTATGATTTTGGCGATTATCGGTCGACGACACTAGCATCAAAAGCATGGGCTGCCTTAGAAAAAGGCGACATTGAAGCGGTATTGGCTTATACCAATAAGTGCATGGAACTTTACGGCGAACAAGCCAAAAAGATGCAAGCAAGCCTTAGTGATTATCCTAAAGGAACGAATGAAGAAATTTTTGGATTCTGGGCGCTTAATGATGTGGCGACCTGCCTTTTTATCCAGGGTGAAGCTTATCGTAAAGCTAAAATGACGGATGAAGCCAAAGAAGTCTTCAAGAAATTAATGACCGAATATACTTACGGCCAATGCTGGGATACCAAGGGTTGGTTTTGGAAACCGGCGGAAGCCGCTAAGGAAAAGTTAGCGTCCATCGAAAGTGGTTCAACGCTTGATTTCGGTGATTACACCTCTGAATCGTTGACGACAAAAGCATGGGTTGCTTTAAAAGAAGACAAGCTGGATGAAGTTCTGGCGTATGTTGGAAAGACATTAGAGCTTTATGAAGCGAAAGCCAAAGAAATGCAAGCTTCCTTAAAAGAGTATCCATGGGAAAGCAAAGATAAGATCTTTTCTTTCTGGGCTTTGAATGACGTCGGAACAAGCCTCTTTATTAGAGGAGAGGCATTCAAGAAAGCCGGTAAAATTAAAGAAGCCAAAGAATCTTACAAAAAACTCGTTGATGAATTTTCTTACGCTCAGAGCTGGGATCCTCAAGGTTGGTTTTGGAAGCCTTCGGAAGCAGCGGTGCGCGAATTAGATGCTTTGAAAGATCAAGAATAA
- a CDS encoding PilZ domain-containing protein — protein sequence MASAAEKRKSARYDCQVPVVSQKAARFSDTQTTDISKGGVGFISKNRIPIDTKMLVELNLTPEGEPVVAVGEVRWVTKILESDLYRVGMTFTEILDGSRASLSKHFA from the coding sequence ATGGCATCAGCAGCAGAAAAAAGAAAATCAGCCCGTTACGATTGCCAGGTTCCGGTTGTTTCGCAAAAAGCGGCAAGATTTTCGGACACACAAACGACCGATATCAGTAAAGGCGGAGTAGGGTTTATTTCTAAAAACCGTATTCCGATAGATACTAAGATGTTGGTAGAGCTTAACTTAACGCCTGAAGGAGAGCCGGTGGTGGCGGTAGGGGAAGTGCGCTGGGTTACGAAGATTTTGGAATCCGACCTTTATCGTGTGGGCATGACATTTACCGAAATTCTGGATGGTTCGCGCGCAAGTTTAAGCAAGCATTTTGCTTAA
- a CDS encoding carbohydrate ABC transporter permease yields the protein MKAIQHQILKVLYGMAIHMFLLTMAATCLFPLFWMFRSSLMSLDTVFTDKSLIPSVLNFDNYIKAWIGGGFEIYLLNSIIYTVTVVIGIVIVASLAAFAFSRLKFPGKNFFFYMFIAAMMIPLPGSFVPLVVLVNKLGLADTRIGYILCMINVGLSMSILFLKTFFDKIPSDLEDAARIDGCSKIGIWWHVGLPLVRPAIGVVVIFNSLNVWNEYILAQLLLNEKSLMPLQVGLMKFQGAHSVDYPVLMAGLTIAALPIILVYLAMQKHIVKGFSYGATGG from the coding sequence ATGAAAGCGATCCAACATCAAATTTTAAAAGTTTTATACGGCATGGCGATCCATATGTTTTTACTAACGATGGCCGCTACTTGTTTATTCCCGCTTTTTTGGATGTTTCGCTCGTCTTTAATGAGCCTGGATACGGTTTTTACGGACAAGTCTTTGATCCCTTCCGTATTAAATTTTGATAATTATATAAAAGCCTGGATTGGCGGGGGCTTTGAAATATATCTTTTAAATAGCATTATCTATACGGTGACGGTCGTGATAGGAATAGTGATCGTCGCTTCTTTGGCTGCTTTCGCGTTTTCTCGGCTGAAATTTCCGGGCAAGAATTTCTTTTTTTATATGTTTATAGCCGCGATGATGATCCCCTTACCGGGAAGTTTTGTCCCGCTGGTTGTTTTGGTCAATAAATTAGGCTTAGCTGATACGCGTATCGGCTATATTCTTTGTATGATCAATGTTGGGCTTTCCATGAGCATTTTGTTCCTAAAGACGTTTTTTGACAAAATACCGTCGGACCTTGAAGATGCGGCGCGTATTGACGGATGCAGTAAAATAGGGATCTGGTGGCATGTGGGGCTGCCGCTTGTCCGTCCGGCCATTGGTGTTGTTGTTATTTTCAATTCGTTAAATGTTTGGAACGAATATATTTTGGCGCAGCTTCTTTTAAATGAAAAAAGCTTGATGCCTCTTCAGGTGGGATTGATGAAGTTCCAAGGCGCGCATAGCGTTGATTATCCGGTTTTGATGGCGGGCTTGACTATTGCCGCTCTTCCTATCATTCTTGTTTACTTAGCTATGCAGAAACATATTGTTAAAGGATTTTCGTACGGGGCGACGGGGGGATAG
- a CDS encoding MFS transporter — MSQATNQPAHHVTAGADRISFFQKAIYGMGSFVNQFAGAATGQLILVLNLGLGVNPALVGWIGAIPRFLDAFSDPLIGYGSDNTRTRWGRRKPWIFFGALFSGLLLALMFQLHKGHGEYFYFWWVLGIQCLFVLTFACYSIPWLALGYEMTPDYHERTRLQAYASFFAQPVWMIAPWIPLIMTAKEAPLKLGSFTVLTFHSPFTDITHATRTIAIIVGIFITVFGILPAIFNKEIYANLPRPKKEKGALNVIKDLLSNCATSFKCGPFVKLVIVTFLIFNGFMLASAFTAYVVFFYCYGGQPTMDLMYQNGGTLLGVFGTLSSICTAFVAIPLTTWISTKLGKRKTFLITMSLAIFGYALKWVGYNTEHPYLLLVAAPFLAFHLGSLFTIVCSMIADVCDLDELQTGTRREGMFSGIYWWIQKLGMAGASVLAGYLLNWTGFKQELGLNQAPSTLFYMRVFDVGIPIATSLIAIYIIMTFDISEAKAYDIRGQVERRREERRNEERREEERRKKT; from the coding sequence ATGTCGCAAGCAACAAATCAACCCGCTCATCACGTGACAGCCGGCGCAGACCGCATTTCTTTTTTTCAAAAAGCCATATACGGCATGGGGTCATTCGTCAACCAATTTGCCGGAGCTGCCACGGGCCAGCTGATCCTTGTTTTAAACCTCGGATTGGGAGTGAATCCCGCTTTAGTCGGTTGGATCGGAGCCATTCCCCGGTTTCTGGATGCCTTTTCCGATCCTTTGATCGGCTACGGTTCAGACAATACCCGAACCCGGTGGGGACGCCGCAAACCCTGGATATTCTTTGGGGCTCTTTTTTCCGGGCTTTTACTAGCTTTGATGTTCCAGCTTCATAAGGGACACGGTGAATATTTCTATTTTTGGTGGGTCTTAGGGATCCAATGCCTTTTCGTTCTTACCTTTGCTTGTTATTCGATTCCCTGGCTCGCCTTGGGATATGAAATGACACCTGATTATCACGAGCGGACGCGATTGCAAGCATACGCCAGTTTTTTCGCTCAGCCTGTTTGGATGATAGCACCATGGATCCCCTTGATCATGACCGCAAAAGAGGCTCCGCTTAAGTTAGGAAGTTTTACAGTACTGACTTTTCATTCCCCGTTCACGGATATTACTCATGCCACACGAACCATTGCCATCATCGTCGGGATATTTATCACGGTATTCGGCATCCTTCCGGCCATTTTCAATAAAGAAATTTACGCAAATTTACCGCGGCCTAAAAAAGAAAAGGGGGCCTTAAATGTCATTAAAGACCTCTTAAGCAATTGCGCTACATCTTTTAAATGCGGGCCGTTCGTTAAGCTTGTTATTGTAACGTTCCTTATCTTTAATGGGTTCATGCTCGCTTCTGCCTTTACCGCCTATGTTGTTTTTTTCTATTGTTACGGCGGACAGCCGACGATGGACCTGATGTACCAGAACGGCGGAACCTTGCTGGGTGTCTTTGGAACGCTCAGTTCTATTTGTACGGCTTTCGTCGCCATTCCCTTAACCACGTGGATATCAACAAAACTCGGAAAACGAAAAACCTTTTTGATCACCATGTCGCTTGCGATCTTCGGCTATGCCCTGAAATGGGTCGGATATAACACCGAACATCCTTACTTGTTGTTGGTTGCAGCACCCTTTCTGGCATTCCATCTGGGATCACTTTTCACAATCGTCTGTTCCATGATCGCAGATGTTTGTGACCTTGACGAACTTCAGACCGGCACACGTCGGGAAGGAATGTTCAGCGGTATTTACTGGTGGATACAAAAACTAGGCATGGCCGGAGCATCTGTTCTTGCCGGATACCTTCTGAATTGGACCGGTTTCAAGCAAGAATTGGGCCTCAACCAAGCCCCCAGCACCTTGTTTTATATGAGGGTCTTCGACGTCGGAATTCCGATCGCAACCTCTTTGATTGCTATTTACATTATTATGACCTTTGACATTTCAGAAGCTAAAGCCTATGATATTCGTGGACAGGTCGAAAGACGTCGAGAAGAAAGACGAAACGAAGAAAGACGCGAAGAAGAAAGACGAAAAAAGACGTAA
- a CDS encoding glycoside hydrolase family 2 TIM barrel-domain containing protein, protein MIHLGFWGKNRRFSRKFSTNMAMFLFVYALVSSPYALAQEVVSSKELVRLSWEASGKSDLNKVLELTNQCINTYGAQATELHARLTTFPTIQQEEEFGVLNDVGTCMFIQAEALMNNGRSDEAKKVFQRIIDEYKWSHAWDPRGWYWRIAEKSQNSIDMLSGKLPIAKPKIEVKVTPKTIPTLKFKGKEDVVDYTKYGQFINAGTKDYRYEVADPKGLSEAVGEGIYPNTGSVLKDPRYNELRKQGRLNASHWDFIHSNDLEAAFYKWATAPEPWGVKLFYLGLIFEKAKMYSEAIKAYHAIVIHFPSATGRTYWNTPWYPGQAAIAKIRHLVRAHPELNLKFGWAKIQITNGFDNDVANDVVITYPGIVAKKNFFDFIKEKLNLDSMAMNLGKIKKTIGEGSVRLVQYDNGHWQLLVDNRPFIIKGITYVATKIGQSPDKGTLADWMLEDTNHNGLADGPYDSWVDANRNNKQDFNEPVVGDFKLLKDLGANTLRIYHQPFEPNKEVLRKMYKEHGIRVILADFLGKYALGSGATWYEGTDYENPEHQKNMMASVEKMVRAFKDEPYVLMWLLGNENNYGVACNADKKPEAYYQFVDKVAQMIKSIDKNHPVAICNGDTLYLDIFGKFCPNVDAFAANAYRGDYGFGSYWEQVSDASGKAAFITEYGCPAYANNMSAKEAEKAQADYHDGNWTDIMANSAGRKQGAGNALGGVVFEWMDEWWKNYEPSFHDESAGAIGPFPDGYMYEEWFGLIGQGDGKSSPFLRQLRESYYRYQKMWREQ, encoded by the coding sequence ATGATCCATTTAGGATTTTGGGGAAAGAACCGAAGGTTCAGCAGGAAATTCTCCACAAACATGGCGATGTTTTTATTTGTCTATGCTCTAGTTTCTAGCCCCTATGCTTTGGCTCAAGAAGTCGTTTCCTCTAAAGAATTGGTACGCCTTTCCTGGGAAGCCTCCGGAAAATCTGATCTCAATAAAGTTCTCGAACTTACTAATCAGTGTATTAATACCTATGGCGCTCAAGCCACAGAACTTCATGCTCGGCTAACGACATTTCCTACTATTCAGCAAGAAGAAGAATTTGGTGTTTTAAATGATGTGGGGACATGTATGTTCATTCAGGCGGAAGCCTTAATGAACAATGGGCGCAGCGACGAGGCTAAAAAAGTTTTTCAACGGATCATCGACGAATATAAATGGTCTCACGCCTGGGATCCGCGCGGTTGGTACTGGCGGATCGCCGAAAAAAGCCAAAACAGTATCGATATGCTTTCCGGAAAACTTCCCATCGCCAAGCCTAAGATCGAAGTTAAAGTTACCCCGAAAACAATTCCGACGTTGAAATTTAAAGGAAAAGAAGATGTGGTGGACTACACCAAATACGGACAGTTTATTAACGCCGGAACAAAAGATTACCGTTATGAGGTCGCCGACCCTAAAGGGTTATCGGAAGCCGTTGGAGAAGGAATTTACCCTAATACGGGTTCTGTTTTAAAAGATCCTCGGTACAATGAGCTGCGCAAACAAGGCCGGCTGAACGCAAGCCACTGGGATTTCATTCACAGTAATGACTTGGAAGCTGCTTTCTATAAATGGGCGACAGCCCCTGAACCGTGGGGCGTAAAGCTATTTTATTTAGGACTTATTTTTGAAAAAGCCAAGATGTACTCTGAGGCGATCAAAGCTTACCACGCGATCGTTATTCATTTTCCGAGTGCCACGGGAAGGACATATTGGAATACGCCTTGGTATCCGGGGCAGGCGGCGATCGCGAAGATCCGACACTTGGTACGGGCTCATCCGGAGTTAAATTTAAAATTTGGCTGGGCGAAAATTCAGATCACCAATGGTTTTGATAATGACGTAGCCAATGATGTTGTTATTACTTATCCGGGTATTGTTGCGAAGAAGAATTTCTTTGATTTTATCAAGGAGAAACTCAATCTTGATTCTATGGCGATGAATTTAGGAAAAATTAAAAAGACGATCGGCGAGGGAAGTGTTCGTTTGGTGCAATATGATAACGGCCACTGGCAGCTTTTGGTGGATAATCGGCCGTTCATTATTAAAGGGATCACTTATGTTGCCACAAAGATCGGCCAAAGCCCGGACAAAGGAACGTTGGCTGACTGGATGTTGGAAGATACCAACCACAATGGCTTAGCGGATGGGCCTTATGATTCTTGGGTGGATGCGAATCGAAACAATAAACAGGATTTTAATGAGCCGGTGGTAGGCGATTTTAAACTTCTTAAGGATCTTGGCGCAAATACGCTTCGTATCTATCATCAGCCCTTCGAGCCTAACAAAGAAGTTTTACGCAAAATGTATAAAGAACACGGCATTCGCGTTATTTTGGCGGACTTTTTAGGAAAATATGCTTTGGGTTCCGGCGCTACCTGGTATGAAGGGACCGATTATGAAAATCCCGAGCATCAAAAAAATATGATGGCTTCCGTCGAGAAAATGGTAAGAGCTTTCAAAGATGAGCCTTATGTCCTGATGTGGCTTTTAGGTAATGAAAATAATTATGGTGTTGCGTGTAATGCCGATAAAAAACCGGAAGCCTACTATCAATTTGTTGATAAAGTAGCCCAAATGATCAAATCCATTGATAAAAATCATCCAGTTGCAATTTGCAATGGAGATACGCTATACTTAGACATATTCGGCAAGTTCTGCCCCAATGTGGACGCCTTCGCGGCCAATGCCTATCGCGGTGATTACGGATTTGGTTCTTATTGGGAACAAGTTTCCGATGCCAGCGGTAAAGCAGCTTTTATCACGGAATATGGTTGTCCGGCTTACGCTAATAATATGTCCGCGAAAGAAGCTGAAAAAGCCCAAGCAGATTATCATGACGGCAATTGGACGGATATTATGGCGAATTCAGCCGGACGCAAGCAAGGTGCCGGCAATGCCTTAGGCGGAGTTGTTTTTGAATGGATGGATGAATGGTGGAAGAATTATGAACCGTCTTTTCATGATGAAAGTGCCGGGGCTATCGGGCCGTTTCCCGATGGATATATGTATGAAGAGTGGTTTGGCCTGATCGGCCAGGGTGACGGTAAAAGCAGCCCGTTTTTAAGGCAGTTGCGTGAAAGTTATTATCGTTATCAAAAGATGTGGCGGGAACAATAG
- a CDS encoding PilZ domain-containing protein, translating into MTVKIDDRRVFDRFTARFPVKFQYSRNDFGSNVFLRDISAEGAKIVTKEQINLEDKVDLVVELPDGHDPLILSGKIVWSRAINPSAFDAGLRFDKVDFMDTQRIFKYCQ; encoded by the coding sequence ATGACAGTGAAAATAGATGACCGTCGTGTCTTCGATCGTTTTACCGCGAGGTTCCCCGTTAAGTTTCAATATTCACGGAATGATTTTGGCAGTAATGTTTTTTTGCGTGATATCTCCGCCGAGGGCGCAAAGATTGTCACCAAAGAGCAAATAAATCTTGAGGATAAAGTAGACCTTGTCGTGGAGCTTCCTGATGGCCACGACCCGCTTATTTTAAGCGGGAAAATCGTTTGGAGCAGGGCCATTAATCCAAGCGCTTTTGATGCCGGATTAAGATTTGATAAGGTTGACTTTATGGATACCCAGAGGATCTTTAAGTACTGTCAATAG
- a CDS encoding sugar ABC transporter permease → MPELINKNNKAIMTRNYFTSFLFILPAIVIFCIFYIYPFIDIFKLSVLEWNGIDAVNFKENFVGLQNFMDLLKDGGWWHSLGNAGFITFIALTLQNILAFALAFACDRELRMKNFYSVVFFIPPVLSEVVVGLVWTWILNAGIQNGEQIGLLNHLLVKTGLPHLVNDWLSNPSTALPCIAIVHSWKGFGWGFLMFLAGLQTIDKQLYEAAKVDGAGNWSILKNVTLPMMVPVILVVVVLTILGSMQAFILIISMIGRSGLVDYTSVPVTEILDSMLDHHLGYACAQGVTFGVILIAISLGSKFISDRMKQV, encoded by the coding sequence ATGCCGGAACTTATCAATAAAAATAATAAAGCCATTATGACAAGAAATTATTTCACCAGTTTCTTGTTTATCTTGCCGGCGATTGTTATTTTCTGTATTTTTTATATTTATCCGTTCATTGACATCTTCAAGCTTTCTGTTTTGGAGTGGAATGGCATTGATGCCGTTAACTTCAAAGAAAATTTTGTAGGTCTTCAGAATTTTATGGATCTTCTTAAAGACGGCGGATGGTGGCATTCTTTGGGGAACGCGGGATTTATTACGTTCATTGCGTTAACGCTGCAAAATATCCTAGCCTTCGCGCTTGCCTTCGCGTGTGACCGCGAGTTAAGAATGAAAAATTTTTATAGCGTGGTATTTTTTATCCCGCCGGTTTTATCCGAAGTGGTGGTAGGTTTGGTTTGGACATGGATCTTAAATGCCGGCATACAAAACGGCGAACAGATAGGGCTTCTAAATCATCTGCTCGTCAAAACAGGATTGCCGCATTTAGTGAACGATTGGCTCTCTAATCCGTCGACAGCTTTGCCGTGCATCGCTATTGTGCACTCTTGGAAAGGTTTTGGATGGGGATTTTTGATGTTCTTAGCCGGGCTTCAGACGATCGATAAACAGCTTTATGAAGCCGCTAAAGTTGACGGAGCCGGGAATTGGAGCATTTTAAAAAATGTTACGCTTCCGATGATGGTTCCCGTTATTCTGGTCGTTGTTGTCTTAACGATCTTAGGTTCGATGCAGGCGTTTATTTTGATCATTTCCATGATCGGGCGAAGCGGCCTTGTTGATTACACGTCCGTTCCCGTGACCGAGATATTAGATTCAATGCTCGACCATCACCTTGGTTATGCTTGCGCGCAAGGTGTGACATTCGGCGTTATTTTGATCGCCATTTCGCTCGGATCTAAATTTATTTCCGACAGAATGAAACAGGTTTAA
- a CDS encoding extracellular solute-binding protein: MKKILVIGLLIVLFAGCAKKEDPNSITVWHWMTDRNAAFIQLARQYEQQTGIKVNFELYAPSDAYSQKITATAQARALPDIFGVLGEKEVFASFIKNGHVADLTDEYKLNDSAWESELFPKALAPNVFLEGNIYKVKPGIYGVPIDVTNMQMLYNKNLLKQAGISEPPKTMAQFFKDIAALKRVGVSGLVAGWGEDWMIDCFASNYAFNIMGEDKIMATYRGEIPYTDPDWIKVFNVFKQLTDSGALVPGVVTKGNKYAEQDFALERAAFAFNGSWCVNVYHAMNPKLEYGVMLPPKVNEALAMRIWGTGSSFVVNGQSAKKQKAIDFLKWLTATQQQVQFAVETRNLPANKKALSSIDPILSGFAKGTDYATHPTVWDINENDQVSEKFIKGIQSIIIGDKTPQEVAGEVQAVKEKIMERKDRKEQTK, translated from the coding sequence GTGAAAAAGATACTGGTTATTGGTTTACTGATCGTATTGTTCGCGGGTTGTGCTAAAAAAGAAGATCCAAACTCGATCACCGTTTGGCACTGGATGACCGACCGCAACGCAGCTTTTATCCAGCTTGCCAGGCAATATGAACAGCAAACCGGCATCAAAGTTAATTTCGAATTATACGCTCCCTCCGACGCTTATTCCCAAAAGATTACCGCCACCGCTCAAGCCCGCGCCCTTCCTGATATTTTTGGGGTCTTAGGCGAAAAAGAAGTTTTTGCCTCCTTCATTAAAAACGGCCATGTTGCCGACTTAACCGACGAATACAAACTTAATGATTCCGCTTGGGAAAGCGAACTCTTTCCTAAAGCGCTTGCCCCCAATGTTTTTTTGGAAGGCAATATCTATAAAGTCAAGCCCGGCATTTATGGCGTTCCTATCGATGTGACTAATATGCAAATGTTGTACAATAAAAATTTGTTAAAGCAGGCCGGAATCTCTGAGCCGCCTAAAACTATGGCGCAGTTTTTTAAAGATATCGCCGCGCTCAAAAGAGTGGGCGTTTCCGGTTTGGTCGCCGGCTGGGGTGAAGATTGGATGATCGATTGTTTCGCGTCCAATTACGCTTTTAATATTATGGGCGAAGATAAGATCATGGCGACTTATCGCGGAGAAATCCCTTACACCGACCCGGATTGGATCAAGGTTTTCAATGTTTTTAAACAATTAACCGATAGCGGCGCTTTAGTGCCGGGGGTCGTGACCAAAGGCAATAAATATGCCGAACAAGATTTTGCTCTTGAGCGCGCGGCGTTCGCGTTTAACGGTTCTTGGTGCGTTAATGTTTATCATGCTATGAACCCAAAGCTGGAATATGGCGTGATGCTGCCGCCTAAGGTTAATGAAGCGCTGGCCATGAGGATCTGGGGCACGGGTTCATCTTTTGTGGTCAACGGCCAGTCTGCTAAAAAACAAAAAGCGATCGACTTTTTAAAATGGCTGACCGCCACACAACAACAAGTGCAATTTGCGGTAGAAACCAGAAATCTTCCGGCTAATAAAAAAGCACTTTCTTCTATTGATCCTATTTTGTCGGGTTTTGCCAAAGGCACCGACTACGCGACTCATCCCACCGTCTGGGACATCAATGAAAATGACCAAGTAAGCGAGAAATTCATCAAAGGGATCCAATCCATTATTATCGGAGACAAAACTCCCCAAGAGGTCGCGGGAGAGGTTCAAGCGGTAAAAGAAAAAATTATGGAAAGAAAAGATAGGAAAGAGCAGACAAAATAA